In Ailuropoda melanoleuca isolate Jingjing chromosome X, ASM200744v2, whole genome shotgun sequence, a single genomic region encodes these proteins:
- the GPR34 gene encoding probable G-protein coupled receptor 34, with protein sequence MRSHMVTMMTTSARSWPSTSQKVSPMTNHSTQLLNSTGEADNVTCSMDEKLLSSVLIISYSVIFIVGLVGNIIALYVFLGIHRKRNSIQIYLLNVAIADLLLIFCLPFRIMYHINGNQWTLGVILCKVVGTLFYMNMYISIILLGFISLDRYIKINRSIQQRRAVTTKQSIYVCCTVWTVAVAGFLTMITLTLKKRDHNSTVCFHYREKHNAKGEAIFNYVLVVMFWLIFLLIILSYIKIGKNLLRISKRRSKFPNSGKYAKTARNSFIVLIIFTVCFVPYHAFRFVYISSQLNRPSCYWKDIIHKTNEIMLVFSSFNSCLDPVMYFLMSSNIRKIMCQLLSRRFQGEASRSESTSEFKPGYSLHDTSAAAKIQSIS encoded by the coding sequence ATGAGAAGTCACATGGTAACAATGATGACCACTTCAGCCCGCAGCTGGCCTTCCACCTCCCAGAAAGTGAGCCCTATGACTAATCACAGCACCCAATTGCTGAACAGCACAGGAGAGGCAGATAATGTCACCTGTTCCATGGATGAGAAACTACTCTCGAGCGTGTTAATAATATCCTACTCTGTTATTTTCATCGTGGGACTGGTTGGAAACATAATTGCCCTCTATGTATTTCTGGGTATACACCGCAAAAGAAATTCCATACAGATTTACCTACTGAACGTAGCCATTGCAGATCTCTTACTGATCTTCTGCCTGCCTTTCCGAATAATGTATCACATTAACGGGAACCAGTGGACACTCGGTGTAATCCTTTGCAAGGTTGTGGGAACActattttatatgaatatgtaCATTAGCATTATTTTGCTTGGATTTATCAGTTTGGATCGCTACATAAAAATTAATCGGTCTATACAACAACGGAGGGCAGTAACAACCAAACAAAGTATTTACGTTTGCTGTACGGTATGGACAGTTGCTGTTGCTGGATTTTTAACCATGATTACTTTAACCCTTAAGAAAAGAGATCATAATTCCACAGTGTGTTTTCATTATAGAGAGAAGCATAATGCCAAAGGAGAAGCAATTTTTAACTATGTTCTTGTGGTAATGTTCTGGCTAATTTTCTTACTAATAATCCTTTCATATATTAAGATCGGCAAGAATCTACTGAGGATTTCCAAAAGGAGGTCAAAATTTCCCAATTCTGGTAAATATGCCAAAACAGCCCGGAATTCCTTTATTGTACTTATCATTTTTACTGTATGTTTTGTTCCCTATCATGCCTTCCGATTTGTCTATATATCTTCACAGCTAAATAGGCCGTCTTGCTATTGGAAGGATATCATTCACAAAACCAACGAGATCATGttggttttctcatctttcaATAGCTGCTTAGATCCAGTCATGTATTTCCTGATGTCCAGTAACATCCGCAAAATAATGTGCCAACTTCTTTCTAGACGATTTCAAGGGGAAGCAAGCAGAAGTGAAAGCACTTCAGAATTTAAACCAGGATACTCCCTGCATGATACATCTGCTGCAGCTAAAATTCAGTCTATTTCTTAA